Proteins found in one Methylobacter sp. S3L5C genomic segment:
- a CDS encoding type VI secretion system protein IglI family protein yields the protein MRIELLQGIFSVTETPGLDSTDPRFDEIATLVQSGNHAEAASLSEAILAEGIYDVRLICYFLYGHWLEQGLASLVDVIDCLNNAIMENWEAIGPATRRVKNLEKSLDWLFRQILKKIQYEEHKNSTLWKQWQADTLNNEVNKILESGQAFRLSINHQFEDKAGHIIDLWSKIEQWLRVFQQLECPPLEPLQPELEELKDDVSEIVVVDTPLPVTVFKSSASELESSYHMDLLLKKLAAFERLVQEEKFPRAALVADDINQTLSTFDPMLYFPKMLGAFVRLQALNFDELSSYADHRESQQWQAMQDWLKIDVDSFINY from the coding sequence ATGAGAATTGAATTATTACAGGGCATCTTTTCGGTAACCGAAACTCCGGGGCTTGATTCTACAGACCCGCGTTTTGACGAAATCGCAACCTTGGTGCAGTCAGGAAATCATGCGGAAGCGGCCAGTCTTAGCGAAGCCATTCTTGCTGAGGGGATTTATGATGTCCGGTTGATTTGTTATTTTCTTTATGGACATTGGTTAGAGCAAGGTCTGGCAAGCTTGGTTGATGTTATTGACTGCTTAAATAATGCCATCATGGAAAATTGGGAGGCTATTGGTCCGGCTACCCGACGAGTAAAAAATCTCGAAAAAAGTTTGGACTGGTTATTTAGACAAATACTGAAAAAAATACAATACGAAGAGCATAAAAACAGCACGCTGTGGAAACAGTGGCAAGCCGATACCCTCAACAATGAGGTGAATAAAATACTGGAATCGGGTCAGGCCTTTCGTTTAAGCATTAACCATCAATTCGAGGATAAAGCCGGCCATATCATTGATCTATGGAGTAAGATAGAACAATGGCTACGGGTATTTCAGCAACTGGAGTGTCCACCACTTGAGCCATTACAGCCCGAACTTGAAGAGCTTAAGGATGATGTCTCCGAGATCGTGGTGGTCGATACTCCTTTGCCGGTAACAGTATTTAAAAGTAGTGCCTCAGAACTTGAGAGTTCTTATCACATGGATCTTTTGCTAAAGAAATTGGCCGCATTTGAACGATTGGTTCAAGAAGAGAAATTTCCCCGGGCGGCTTTGGTGGCGGATGATATTAACCAAACGTTGTCCACATTTGATCCCATGCTTTATTTTCCGAAAATGTTGGGGGCTTTTGTGCGCTTGCAGGCACTTAACTTTGACGAGTTATCTTCTTACGCCGATCACAGGGAAAGTCAGCAATGGCAGGCCATGCAGGACTGGTTGAAAATTGATGTTGATAGTTTTATAAATTATTAG
- a CDS encoding DUF4280 domain-containing protein, whose amino-acid sequence MPLLVTAGAVLSCTFGAAPSTLVVLPINPVMVDMPAANIIDNIPLLNILPFGMCSSMANPMVIAATAAALGVPTPMPCIPMTVAPWLAGAPTVLIGNMPALSSDSKLLCSWAGSISISVAGQVPVMV is encoded by the coding sequence ATGCCACTTTTAGTTACTGCTGGTGCTGTTCTTTCATGTACTTTTGGAGCTGCACCGTCAACGCTGGTCGTATTGCCAATTAATCCCGTGATGGTCGATATGCCCGCTGCCAATATCATAGACAATATTCCGTTACTCAATATTTTGCCGTTCGGCATGTGTAGCAGTATGGCAAATCCCATGGTGATAGCCGCTACGGCAGCGGCTTTGGGGGTTCCAACTCCCATGCCCTGTATTCCGATGACTGTAGCACCTTGGTTGGCAGGCGCTCCCACCGTATTGATTGGCAATATGCCCGCACTTAGTAGTGATAGTAAGTTGCTGTGCAGTTGGGCGGGTTCTATCAGTATCAGCGTTGCCGGTCAAGTTCCGGTGATGGTTTAA
- a CDS encoding AMP-binding protein: MSDNNNIGPWSAANFALIEASLWQENQESPADLAWLDLSWRDPVSFFKALHAYWERRQASQSKSIPWSRYDFYHDLLVRQKDQTTSALVWFDRGIWRTWSYAELGQAVNSLAASWEELGVQPGDTLTILHPPGPHWLMALLTGLRLGAVISLLPPQGNAFVQRRLKNLDPQWLAMDQLYRHQLAAEWQDRVLTNTLSSLAPTRRPYEYPGTAVVAQCFDSTSATPDLACPVDADSLYLGALRDGVLALGIKSGQAFAAPGWNAMESQPSLVLAVLLSGATWVHIELADLEKEPGRLLEQPIDVLGVSRSLRDLLLANPPEGKKPWRYWFRHPAESADFTIWQNFIRKLQLEEIYSGNLLWMAVWGGAIIFSARLRGHSHLGVLPAATLCWQLGIIDSPDLPCLGGWGRMALGKQEKGKNVWTATPFILAPYLKAWNYLGQYPRGRAGRTYPQQEILALLADKVAYPALVEAAVGGGDADPRQVLLVFGEGTDAPALHSLIETELGSDFLPDRIECLPLLPQRNADGGADKEWCQFHYLTGELYRRQRGDIYRCLSGLKQKILA; the protein is encoded by the coding sequence ATGTCGGATAATAACAATATAGGCCCTTGGTCGGCGGCTAATTTTGCCTTGATTGAAGCGTCCTTATGGCAGGAAAATCAGGAATCGCCGGCTGATTTAGCGTGGCTGGATTTGAGTTGGAGAGATCCCGTTAGTTTTTTTAAGGCGCTACATGCCTATTGGGAGCGACGACAAGCAAGCCAATCCAAAAGTATACCCTGGTCTCGTTATGATTTTTACCACGATTTACTGGTACGACAAAAAGACCAGACGACATCGGCTTTGGTATGGTTCGACAGAGGTATTTGGCGAACCTGGTCTTATGCAGAATTAGGTCAGGCCGTTAACAGCTTGGCGGCCTCTTGGGAAGAACTTGGTGTGCAACCAGGTGACACGCTTACAATTCTGCATCCTCCGGGTCCGCATTGGTTGATGGCTTTACTGACCGGATTACGGTTAGGGGCAGTGATTTCGCTATTACCACCGCAAGGCAATGCTTTTGTACAGCGTCGTCTGAAAAATCTGGACCCACAATGGCTGGCGATGGATCAACTGTATAGGCACCAGTTGGCGGCAGAGTGGCAAGACCGAGTGTTAACCAATACCTTATCGTCCTTGGCACCGACCAGACGACCTTATGAATATCCGGGTACGGCTGTTGTTGCTCAATGCTTTGATTCCACCAGTGCAACGCCGGACTTGGCATGTCCGGTTGATGCCGATAGCCTTTATCTGGGCGCTCTACGGGATGGTGTGTTGGCATTGGGGATTAAATCCGGTCAAGCGTTTGCCGCACCGGGTTGGAATGCAATGGAAAGTCAGCCATCGTTGGTTTTGGCCGTTTTATTAAGCGGTGCGACTTGGGTACACATCGAGCTTGCCGATCTGGAAAAAGAGCCTGGGCGCTTATTGGAGCAGCCTATTGATGTGTTGGGTGTCAGTCGGTCTTTACGTGATTTATTGCTGGCTAATCCTCCTGAGGGTAAAAAACCCTGGCGCTATTGGTTTCGTCATCCGGCTGAATCGGCTGACTTTACCATTTGGCAGAATTTTATCCGGAAATTACAGCTGGAAGAAATTTATTCGGGTAACTTGCTATGGATGGCGGTTTGGGGAGGGGCGATCATTTTTTCAGCGAGGCTACGTGGACATTCTCATCTTGGCGTATTGCCCGCAGCCACACTATGTTGGCAACTGGGTATTATTGACTCTCCGGACTTGCCTTGTCTGGGGGGTTGGGGTCGGATGGCGTTAGGTAAACAAGAAAAAGGTAAAAATGTTTGGACAGCCACGCCTTTTATTTTGGCTCCCTACCTGAAAGCCTGGAATTATCTGGGACAGTATCCGCGAGGCAGGGCAGGACGCACTTATCCGCAACAGGAAATATTGGCTTTACTGGCAGATAAAGTAGCTTATCCGGCTTTGGTTGAGGCGGCAGTGGGCGGCGGCGATGCCGATCCACGTCAGGTATTGTTGGTCTTTGGTGAAGGCACGGATGCACCGGCATTGCACTCGCTCATCGAAACCGAGTTGGGCAGTGATTTTCTGCCGGACCGCATAGAATGTTTGCCGTTATTGCCACAACGCAATGCCGATGGTGGGGCGGATAAAGAGTGGTGTCAGTTTCATTATTTAACCGGGGAATTGTATCGACGTCAACGTGGCGATATTTATCGCTGCCTGTCCGGTTTAAAGCAGAAAATTTTGGCGTAA
- a CDS encoding ATP-dependent Clp protease ATP-binding subunit, giving the protein MIIEKFNLKAQECIERSCRLAVEKDHGVVTPWHLLAILLGTSDIGRSYLEQANIDLTRLGLLVDGQLIIQPKALKNTQQTPINRELERVFIYAEQVSTRMGDKYIGINHLLLALWELNELVTALTEAGGNKAVFTQILDQLPQGGYSSKESSGEFEYLAKYARDLTEMARQGLLDPVIGRVDEINLAIQVLCRRIKNNPIIIGEPGVGKTAIVEGLAQRIIAGDVPRDLIGCSVLAVDMGLLVAGAKYRGEFEERFKRLLQEIADAGNVIIFIDEIHNLIGAGKSEGSMDAANLLKPALARGEIRCIGATTNEEYRKHFEKDSALSRRFQVVRMDEPDDETALMILRGIKEKYEMHHGIRITEAALLAAVRFSRRYIADRFLPDKAIDLIDQTAATVRIALSAKPAELEALDRRLVGLEIEWYSLTNEVDETRKQQLHNELVALRETSVQMTERWEREKRAMTEVQSTRKLLEESRLEMEQKIREEDFVRVAELQHKVIPQAERTLAEYADIDTTEINPQKNFIDEQDIAATVARLTGIPVAKMLDSEQQRLLQLESHLRERVVGQEEAVAAVSRAIRRARTNIQDANRPLGSFLMLGPTGVGKTELAKTLAQFLFNDESAMVRIDMSEYMEKHSVARLTGAPPGYVGYEEGGVLTNQVRSKPYSVILFDEVEKAHPDVFNLFLQVLDEGRLTDSRGQLVSFTNALILMTSNLGSEFIEPVETEEEQQQMQTLIMDKVRSHFRPEFLNRLDDILIFRQLTLETMRPIADIQLRRLAKCLEDRNILLNINDEACNSLAQWGFNPLYGARPLKRVIQTRLQDPLAELLLKGELCDGQQIVISITDGELVFTGTNPEKNPDDSENTIINEEA; this is encoded by the coding sequence ATGATCATCGAGAAATTTAATCTGAAAGCACAAGAATGTATTGAGCGTTCTTGTCGGTTAGCTGTTGAAAAAGATCATGGTGTGGTTACGCCTTGGCATCTTTTGGCGATTCTTTTAGGGACTAGCGATATCGGCAGAAGTTATCTGGAGCAGGCCAATATAGATTTAACCAGGCTGGGTCTTTTGGTTGATGGCCAACTGATCATACAGCCGAAGGCATTAAAAAATACCCAGCAAACACCGATTAATCGTGAACTTGAAAGGGTGTTTATTTATGCCGAACAAGTATCGACGCGTATGGGCGATAAATATATCGGCATTAATCACTTGTTGCTGGCTTTGTGGGAACTGAATGAATTGGTTACTGCCTTGACCGAGGCGGGTGGAAACAAGGCGGTGTTTACCCAAATACTGGATCAGTTGCCTCAGGGTGGTTACAGCAGTAAAGAGAGTTCCGGTGAATTTGAATATCTGGCTAAATATGCCCGCGATTTGACCGAAATGGCCCGGCAAGGTTTACTTGATCCGGTGATAGGTCGTGTCGATGAAATTAATCTTGCGATTCAGGTATTGTGTCGGCGGATTAAAAATAATCCCATCATAATTGGTGAACCTGGCGTTGGTAAAACGGCTATTGTCGAGGGCTTGGCGCAGCGAATTATTGCCGGTGACGTACCCAGAGATCTGATTGGCTGTTCGGTGTTGGCAGTGGATATGGGCTTGTTGGTTGCCGGTGCCAAATACCGGGGCGAATTTGAAGAGCGTTTTAAGCGCCTGTTGCAGGAAATCGCCGATGCCGGAAATGTCATTATCTTTATTGACGAAATTCATAATTTGATCGGTGCGGGTAAGTCCGAAGGCTCAATGGACGCCGCCAATCTTCTTAAACCGGCCTTGGCGAGGGGAGAGATACGTTGTATCGGTGCCACCACCAACGAGGAATACCGCAAACACTTTGAGAAAGACTCTGCTTTAAGTCGACGCTTTCAGGTGGTACGGATGGACGAACCGGATGACGAAACGGCGTTGATGATTTTGCGTGGCATTAAAGAAAAATACGAAATGCATCATGGCATACGTATTACCGAAGCCGCTTTGCTTGCAGCAGTTCGTTTTTCCAGACGTTATATTGCTGACCGATTTTTGCCGGATAAAGCCATTGATCTTATTGATCAGACCGCTGCCACCGTACGTATTGCTCTTTCTGCCAAGCCTGCCGAATTGGAAGCTCTGGATCGTCGCTTGGTCGGACTCGAAATAGAATGGTATTCATTGACCAATGAAGTGGATGAAACGCGTAAACAACAGTTACATAATGAACTGGTTGCACTGCGTGAAACCAGTGTGCAAATGACGGAACGTTGGGAGCGTGAAAAACGGGCGATGACCGAAGTTCAAAGTACCCGTAAGTTGCTGGAAGAATCACGCCTGGAAATGGAGCAGAAAATTCGCGAAGAAGATTTTGTGCGCGTTGCCGAATTGCAGCACAAGGTAATTCCGCAAGCAGAAAGGACGCTGGCAGAATATGCCGATATTGATACCACGGAAATTAATCCCCAGAAAAACTTTATTGATGAACAGGATATCGCCGCTACGGTTGCAAGGTTGACCGGGATTCCGGTAGCAAAGATGCTTGATTCCGAACAGCAACGACTACTGCAATTGGAAAGTCATTTGCGGGAGCGGGTGGTGGGGCAGGAAGAGGCTGTTGCTGCGGTATCCAGGGCCATTCGACGTGCCCGTACCAATATCCAGGATGCCAATCGACCACTGGGTTCTTTTCTGATGCTTGGTCCGACAGGTGTTGGTAAAACCGAATTGGCAAAGACTTTGGCGCAATTTCTGTTCAACGATGAGTCGGCGATGGTGCGTATTGATATGAGCGAATATATGGAGAAGCATTCGGTCGCCCGTCTAACCGGTGCGCCTCCAGGCTATGTTGGTTATGAGGAAGGTGGTGTACTAACCAATCAGGTGCGGAGTAAACCCTACAGTGTGATTCTTTTCGATGAAGTGGAAAAAGCTCACCCCGATGTATTTAACCTGTTTTTGCAAGTACTGGACGAAGGGCGTTTGACAGACAGTCGCGGGCAGTTGGTTAGTTTCACCAATGCCCTGATTTTGATGACCTCCAATCTGGGCTCGGAGTTTATTGAACCGGTAGAAACTGAGGAAGAGCAGCAACAGATGCAGACGCTAATCATGGACAAAGTACGCAGTCATTTTCGTCCTGAATTTCTTAACCGTCTTGATGATATTCTGATTTTTCGTCAACTGACCCTCGAAACCATGCGCCCCATTGCCGATATTCAACTGCGGCGTTTGGCCAAGTGCCTGGAAGATCGCAATATTCTCCTCAATATCAATGACGAAGCCTGCAACAGTTTGGCACAGTGGGGATTTAATCCTCTGTATGGTGCTCGCCCACTAAAACGGGTTATTCAAACCAGGCTTCAAGATCCGCTGGCCGAACTGTTGCTTAAGGGAGAACTTTGCGATGGGCAGCAGATTGTCATCAGCATTACTGACGGGGAATTGGTATTTACCGGTACCAATCCGGAAAAAAATCCGGATGACTCAGAGAATACTATTATAAACGAGGAGGCTTAA
- a CDS encoding PAS domain-containing sensor histidine kinase: MTITEFRLRCKDSSYKWILGRGMVVTRSDDGKPLRMIGTHTDISALKQVQEILQEKERMLSQSQRIAHIGSWSLDLASGYLSWSDEMYPIYGVTRETFGHSSEAFIDLIHPEDNDAMSMWMSDCMNGHEARELDFRVILPDGTIRFICGSGELQYDDVNNPLRILGSAQDISERKYREQQDKEHLNQLAHVTRLGLMGEMASGIAHEVNQPLTAISSYTQVSVNLLKNESPDLVKLAEILYKTQQQALRAGQIIRRMREFIKSQITQYAITDVNALIHDSAGLCIDEIKHNSIKLTFKLQNPLPPVNVDAIQIEQVIINLIRNSIDALKNCPEKQQRNLAIHSQLTLNNYIEISVTDNGSGINEDQQQQIVMPFYTTKTDGMGMGLSISRSIIEAHYGNLNFHSRPGDGCTFCFTLPASKKADENNQPESLIIPTII, translated from the coding sequence TTGACAATTACCGAATTCCGCTTGCGCTGTAAGGATAGCAGTTACAAATGGATTTTAGGACGCGGGATGGTGGTTACCCGCAGCGATGATGGCAAGCCTTTACGCATGATCGGTACACATACCGATATTTCTGCGCTCAAACAAGTCCAGGAAATATTACAAGAAAAAGAACGGATGTTGTCACAATCACAGCGTATCGCTCATATTGGTAGCTGGTCTTTAGATCTGGCAAGCGGTTATCTTAGCTGGTCAGATGAAATGTACCCGATTTATGGCGTTACCCGGGAAACATTTGGGCACTCGTCAGAAGCTTTTATTGATTTAATCCATCCCGAAGATAATGACGCAATGAGCATGTGGATGAGTGATTGCATGAATGGCCATGAAGCTCGGGAACTGGATTTTCGCGTTATACTGCCGGATGGCACTATTCGTTTTATCTGTGGTAGTGGTGAATTACAATACGATGATGTTAATAATCCCCTACGTATATTGGGTAGTGCACAGGATATTAGTGAGCGAAAATACCGGGAGCAGCAAGACAAGGAGCATCTAAACCAGCTCGCCCATGTTACTCGCCTTGGCCTGATGGGGGAGATGGCTTCCGGGATTGCTCATGAAGTCAATCAACCATTAACTGCCATTTCAAGTTATACACAAGTCAGTGTAAACCTGCTTAAAAATGAAAGCCCTGATCTGGTCAAGCTTGCCGAGATTTTATACAAAACCCAGCAACAGGCATTAAGAGCCGGACAAATCATTCGTCGCATGCGGGAATTTATAAAATCACAGATAACACAGTATGCCATTACCGACGTTAACGCGTTGATTCATGACTCGGCCGGCTTATGTATTGATGAAATTAAACACAACAGCATAAAGCTGACATTTAAACTACAAAACCCTCTTCCGCCTGTCAATGTCGATGCTATCCAAATTGAGCAAGTCATTATAAACCTGATTCGAAACAGTATTGATGCCCTAAAAAACTGTCCGGAAAAACAGCAACGCAACTTGGCGATACATAGCCAATTAACACTCAATAATTATATTGAAATCAGCGTAACGGATAATGGATCAGGGATTAATGAAGACCAACAACAACAAATAGTGATGCCTTTTTACACTACCAAAACTGATGGTATGGGCATGGGACTATCCATTAGCCGATCAATTATTGAAGCCCATTATGGCAATTTAAATTTTCATAGCCGGCCTGGAGATGGCTGTACTTTTTGTTTTACCTTACCAGCCAGCAAAAAAGCAGATGAGAATAATCAACCAGAAAGCCTTATTATACCGACAATAATCTAA
- a CDS encoding PAS domain-containing protein has translation MQPLIDFFSIKDLIPHGYCLSWSPVLLWLHVGSDLLTALAYYCIPLTLIYFVRQRKDFPYPWLAILLSLSVIACGTSHLISAITIWIPLYWLDGLIKAFIALISIPTAVLILKVAPHALSLPSVAQLQAEIEQRKTAEAALRESEYKLNTILDNVEALIYIKDSSYQYQYANKPAQQLFGTGLDGIIGKRLEDFFFDEVTRVAFHENDRRVIELGERIATEEVIIDKDTHIAHTYVSIKQPLRHDNGSIYGLCSISTDITERKRIESALRESEFLWKFAIEGTGDGVWDWDIPTGKVTYSRRWIEMLGYTEKDIQPTNREWISHIHPDDQTHVEKLVQMYVSGNTDTYSVEFPPASE, from the coding sequence ATGCAACCCTTAATTGACTTTTTTAGTATTAAAGATCTCATTCCTCACGGTTATTGTTTATCGTGGAGTCCTGTCTTGCTTTGGCTACATGTTGGTTCAGATCTGCTAACTGCTCTTGCCTATTATTGCATTCCTTTAACGCTTATCTATTTTGTCCGGCAACGCAAAGATTTTCCCTATCCGTGGCTGGCAATCCTGTTGTCGCTATCGGTTATTGCCTGCGGTACTTCACATTTAATTTCAGCCATCACCATCTGGATCCCCTTGTATTGGCTGGATGGCTTGATTAAAGCCTTTATAGCGCTTATTTCGATCCCGACTGCAGTACTGATCTTAAAGGTTGCACCACATGCCTTGTCCTTACCCAGCGTTGCCCAACTGCAAGCGGAGATAGAACAGAGAAAAACTGCAGAAGCTGCCTTGCGGGAAAGTGAATATAAACTCAACACTATTCTCGACAATGTTGAAGCCTTGATTTATATCAAAGATTCCAGCTATCAGTATCAGTATGCCAATAAGCCGGCACAACAACTATTTGGCACAGGACTGGATGGCATTATTGGCAAAAGATTGGAAGATTTCTTTTTTGATGAGGTAACAAGAGTAGCATTTCATGAAAATGATCGCCGTGTTATTGAACTGGGTGAGCGCATAGCAACCGAGGAAGTTATTATCGATAAGGACACCCATATTGCGCATACCTATGTTTCGATTAAGCAGCCACTACGTCACGATAATGGCAGTATTTACGGATTGTGTAGTATATCTACCGATATCACCGAACGTAAGCGGATAGAGTCTGCGCTACGTGAAAGTGAATTTCTCTGGAAATTTGCCATTGAAGGTACTGGTGATGGGGTATGGGACTGGGACATTCCAACAGGGAAAGTCACTTATTCACGGCGCTGGATAGAAATGTTGGGCTATACTGAAAAAGATATTCAGCCAACCAATAGAGAATGGATAAGCCATATTCATCCAGATGATCAGACACATGTTGAAAAATTAGTGCAAATGTATGTATCAGGAAATACCGATACATACAGTGTTGAATTCCCCCCTGCGTCAGAATAG
- a CDS encoding PAS domain-containing protein, with protein MSMWMCDCLNGHEARELDFRIILPYGTIRFICDSGELQYDEMNKPLRMLSSAQVLMAN; from the coding sequence ATGAGTATGTGGATGTGTGATTGCCTGAATGGTCATGAAGCGCGGGAACTGGATTTTCGTATTATACTGCCCTATGGCACTATTCGTTTTATCTGTGATAGCGGTGAATTACAATACGATGAAATGAATAAACCTCTACGAATGTTGAGTAGTGCACAGGTGTTAATGGCCAATTAA
- a CDS encoding PAS domain-containing protein: MSHIHPDDQAHIANLVQIYMSGNTDIYSVEFRLRCKDGSYKWILGRGMVITHSEDNKPLRMIGTHTDISALKQVQEILQEKERMLSQSQRIAHIGSWSLDLASGYLSWSDEMYPIYRVTRETFGHSSEAFIKLIHPKIMTQ, encoded by the coding sequence ATAAGCCATATTCATCCCGATGATCAGGCGCATATTGCAAACTTAGTGCAAATATATATGTCTGGAAATACCGACATTTACAGTGTTGAATTTCGCTTGCGCTGTAAAGATGGAAGTTACAAATGGATTTTAGGGCGCGGCATGGTGATTACCCATAGCGAAGACAATAAGCCTTTACGCATGATCGGCACACATACCGATATTTCTGCCCTCAAACAAGTCCAGGAAATATTACAGGAAAAAGAACGGATGTTGTCGCAATCACAGCGTATTGCTCATATTGGTAGTTGGTCTTTAGATCTGGCAAGCGGTTACCTGAGCTGGTCAGATGAAATGTACCCGATTTATAGAGTTACCCGAGAGACCTTTGGACACTCATCAGAAGCTTTTATTAAGTTGATCCATCCCAAGATAATGACGCAATGA
- a CDS encoding PAS domain-containing protein, whose protein sequence is MENFFFDEVTRVTFHENGRHVIELGGRITTKKIIIDKNTHIAHTYVSIKQPLRHENGSIYGLCSISTDITERKRIEYALRESEFLWKFAIESTGDGVWDGDIPTGEVTYSRRWIEILGYTENDIQPTNRE, encoded by the coding sequence TTGGAAAATTTTTTTTTTGATGAGGTAACAAGAGTAACGTTTCATGAAAATGGCCGGCATGTTATTGAACTGGGTGGGCGCATAACAACCAAGAAAATTATTATCGATAAAAACACCCATATTGCGCATACCTATGTTTCGATAAAGCAGCCACTACGTCACGAAAACGGCAGTATTTACGGCTTGTGTAGTATATCTACCGATATCACCGAACGTAAGCGGATAGAGTATGCGCTACGTGAAAGTGAATTTCTCTGGAAATTTGCCATTGAGAGTACCGGTGATGGGGTATGGGACGGGGATATTCCAACCGGCGAAGTCACTTATTCACGGCGCTGGATAGAAATATTGGGCTATACCGAAAATGATATCCAGCCAACTAATAGAGAATAG